Below is a genomic region from Mustela lutreola isolate mMusLut2 chromosome 1, mMusLut2.pri, whole genome shotgun sequence.
CACAGTCATTGAAATAGAGGGATCAAAAATAATGACACCCTTTGGAAAAAGTAGCAAGGCAgttgagattttaaaagaaagtataatAGTCTTATAGAGATTATAATAGAGTAATAAAGTAatataagggaaaaataaagttatttgggAAAATGACAAATGGGATCTTTGTATAGGGAGATAAAACATCAGATGTAAAATGCAGGGGATTGTAGAATGGACATTAATGATTGAAAGGGAATCTATGATATAGAAGAAAAAAGCGCATTAAGGAGTTATTAGGCACAGAAATGAGTGTGCTGGTCAGACCTTTTGAGACCTGAAGAGGCACAAAAGAGGCAGAACTATGGCATGATTTTCATTCTACTTCCAAGGTGTATGGGAGATCAAGGACTTAGTAAGAATTCGACAACAAATGAAAATCTCAATCAGAACTGTATtgcatttatttctcttgggAGTAACTTCCCTTCCCCAGCAATGATGGTGTCATGAGAAAAACTGGACTTGATCAAATGACGTAAAGAAGAATACACAGAGGCAGGGCTACCTGGTCTGTTTTGCTTCACCTTGAGTGCCGACGGTCGGGGGATGAGGAGTTTGGGACTTTGTGCTGCAAAGAATGGTACTTTCATGAAGTAGAGGCACGTGACTCATGAAAGCTAAGGAAGGCTTTGCGTGCTGTTGATCCATACTCCTGTACATTATTGCTTCTCCCAATGAAGGACATAAATTACACAGATGCCTAGTACTTCTATCACCTGTTCCACTCATTTGTATCAGTACCTGGAAGGACACAAGGTCAAGGGAAAGGCAGAAGTTCGCACTCCTTGCACCCAAGCTGGCCAGTCTAGGCACTCTGCCTTTCATACCAATCCAGAGTGgggctttcccagaggggaaacAGGGGAGCGTGGAGGTAACACCTTCTTCCCTGTCCATGAAGGTATATATGATGCCCCAGGCAGGTGGACATGGCAAAGAGGATGCCAATAAGTGCAACAAATCCACTCTCTGGAACCCAATTGACTTTAACCCCATCACtctgccttttcccagctcctttCAAGCTGGAACAGATCTGTTGTGCTTTAGACCTGCCCTTATCTGGGGTGAACATAACTTTGACATGCAGAATTTGTGTCTTCACACAACATAGGGTGTCTGATACCCGAAACTGGGGAGACCTCAGAGGTGAGCTCAGAGAGCTGTGGGGAACCAGGGGCTACTCTACTCCTCACCACCCCTAGGGAAGGATGTTGGGGAGGATCTCAAGTTTAGGATGGAGCTGGAAGGATGCCACCTGGAGAGTTAAAGTGGGTCTTATAGAAACTGGGTGTGTCCTCTCCAGCAGAAAGTCTGTCAGGTCCCGGTGTCAGTCCTGGGCAGGTTTCTAGCATGGCTAGTGGGCTAGTTTTTCCAGACCAGGAATTCAGTTTCACTCTAGGACTATGGTAGCTtggcttcccttcccttttgAGCTTAGCAGCTCCCTCCATGCCTGGAACTTTCCAGTTCCTCCCCGAGCTAAGCCTTAAAGCTAGGAGGTCTCTCTTAGGGGTGGAAAGACTGGGATCAGTGACTCTGATTTTCTGATCCAATAGCCAGCAGGTGGCTACTGTGGCCAGCAGGTGGCGCTGAGCCCTCAATTCTCTGGGTTCACCGTCACCAGCCATTTACCGCGGAGGGAGTGGAGGAAGGTTACTTTGAATGGGGTCCCAAGAAAGTTGCTGCTGAGCAGCTTCGCATTAAGGGAGTCTGGCCCCTCTCCTGGTCTTATGGACAGCCAAGCTGAGTCCCAGAAACCGGGCACTGTCTCCAGAACTCTGGGCTGACTCTGAGtagcttctccttccttctcttctaaaCCACAAACTGGTTAATGTCGGGGGACTGTGTGGGTGCAGGATGGGGCAGCTTAGAGCTTGgaccagcagcagcaacttccTGGCTCTTCAGCCCTGCCTCTGGAGTAGCCCAGGCCAAGCTCTCACTGATCCTGCTAAAGCCCACTGCAGACCCCAAACAGCAACAGTGATGCTGGCTTATTGTCCtatcattcattcgttcattcattcattcattcacttagcaCTTACtcagtgccaggcacagtgctgaaTCAGATATAGTCCCTGACCTCAAGTAGTCACAGACTTGGGCATGTCACAATCTCTTTCATTCGTGAAAGGAAGAGTTGATTGATGTGATAAACTTAATTACtgtctaatttaaaaataaattgccaCAGCCCCCCAAACCTTCAGCACCCACCACTCTGACTGGTCAGCAGTCATCCACATCAAGACAAGACcctccaacaaaacaaaacaaaacaaaacaaaaccctccagcaaaaagattacaactcactgaaGGCTCAGACTATCGGTAACACTTATTAgcaataaagtgttttttaattaaggtacatacattgtttttttagacataatgccattgcacacttaacagactacagtatagtgtaaacataacttttatatgcggCGAGAAACCCCAAAACATTGATTTGACTCTCTTTATCGCGGTATCTGTTCtgttgtggtggtctggaaccaaacctgcaaTATCCCTGTACAGTAATGCATATGATGGGCCCACCTCTTCCCTGAGCACCCCACCTTCCAGCAAATCCCAGGAGTGGAGGTCAAGCTGAGGGCTCTAAGCCTGGTAGGTGCTCCAGAACTGAGATGGCCAGACAGGCTGGCAGGGCTGGGCGGGCTGAGGCAGAAAGCTCAAGTCTCTCTGAACTGGGTGCTAAGGGTCAACCTCAGGTCTTTTTTCTGGCCGCCTGGCTAGGATCTGTGGCACTTCTGGAAAGTGGGCGAGCAGCTGTCAGCCCTTGCCTTCCCTGTCCACCAgtgtgccccctccctccccagcaagaACTGCCCAGCGTTTAGGGAGGTTTTATTGACAGCACAGAAGGCAGAATCCCCAGCAGGTATATGTAGCTCTGCTCCAGGAGCCCTGTCTGGGGTCAAGCCCATAAGGACCAAAGGCCTCTTTGCATCAGAGGCCTCACTCACCCCCGGCAGCCCGAGCTTTCCAACATCTCCTTTTCTAGTGACCCAAAGACCCTTCACAGCCCCCTCTGGACAGATAGTGAGTGACAGTCACTGGTGGGGAGCCAGAGTTCAATCTGTATGTGGGCCCTCGACCTCTCTCCTCAGCCAGGAGAGACAGAATGGGGGCAGAGACAGAATGGGAGCAGGCAGGCtcagcagcccctccccagagAAGCCTTGCTGTCAGGGCACAGGGCAGGGGCACAGGGGCCCATCTCCTCTTTCCTGTGCCTGACCAAGGTTCAGCAGAGCTGCGTGTCCTCACACCACTTCCTCCTGATCTGGGTCGGCCTCAGGGAGGGGAGTCTGATCAGTCTCAGCCTTCCCTGTCTGTGTCGGTTCCACACCTCTAATTCTCCAGCTGGAATACACTCCTTCATTGATTGCTCTCCCCAGCTGGCAGGGCCCACCCATTAGGCCATCTCTTCTTCAGGGACCAAGAGTGGCTGGTCGTCTCTTGGGGTCACCAAAACAGAGCAGTAGGTTGCCAATCCAGGGACTGTTCCTCCCCTGCCCAGGCCTGCAGTCAGTTGATCATGGGGAGGCAGAACTGGCGGGAGACCCAACTTTAGGGTCCAACACTTCCCACAGCTTCCCCAGTCTTGGgacaggggtggtgggggggtgagCCAGTCCCgagctggggaggagcagagacaaaAATAACCCAGCACAGGCTTCCTCTGAGGCCAGAAATAGAGTAGTGACAAGTGCCTTGTAACACCATGGGCTAACGGCAGGGGGGAGGCTGAGCTGAAGAGGGCCCAGCCTCACACCAGGACCTGGCCTGGCAAGGGGCCCACACCACGCCCACCCTACATACCATACACACGGCCTCTGTGCACACAAGCAGTGTGGGGGCCTGAGCGACCAGGGCTCAGGACAGGGAATCCGGAGAGATGCTGAACTTGGGTTTGGTCTTGGCCACAGCCACGCTGCGCTTGCGCAGGGGGCCACGGGAGGAGGCGAGGGTCAGGGCGTCCAGCAGACTGCGGTCCTCATCAAGCTGGCGGGCCGTGCAGAGCGGCGTGGGCACTTTGATGGTGTTGCCAAATTTGGAATAGTCCACGGAGTAGCGGCCATCCTCCTCGGCCACGATGGGTACAAAGCGCTGGCCCCAGAGGATCTCGTCGGCCAAGTAGGAGGTGCGGGCCTGGGTGGTGATGCCTGTGGTCTCCACCACACCTTCCAAAATAACAATGATCTCGAGGTCTTGGTGGTGGTGCAGGTCAGTGGGCGCCAGGTCGTAGAGTGGGCTGTTGGCGTCAATGACGTGGTAGATGATGAGAGGAGCCACGAGGAAGATGCTGTTGCCCCCCACACCGTTCTCCATGGGGATGTCCACCTGGTGGAGGGGCACCACTTCGCCCTCGGGGCTGGTGGTCTTGCGCACCACCTGCATGTGGATGGTGGCACTGATGATCATGCTCTTGCGGAGGTCACCCACGCGCAGCATGAAGCAGAGGCGGCCGTGGCGCACTGCGATGACAGCGTGCTTGCTGAAGATGAGGGTCTCGGCCCGCCGATGGGCCTGGGCCGTCTTCATGAAGATGCAGCCCAGCATGATGGCATTGATCATGAGCCCCACGATGTTCTGCACAATGAGGATCAAGATGGCTAGCGGGCACTCCTCGGTCACCATGCGCCCGCCAAAACCAATGGTCACCTGGAcctcaatggagaaaaggaaagcagaggaaaaagagTGGATGCTGGTGACACAGGGCACAACGGTGCCCTCGTCAGGGGCCAGGTCACCGTGAGCGAAGGCAATGAGCCACCAGACCATGGCAAAGAGCAGCCAGCTGCACAGGAAGGACATGGTAAAGATAAGCAGCGTGTGTGGCCACTTGAGGTCCACCAGCGTGGTGAATACGTCCTGCAGGAATCGGCCCTGCTCTCGGATGTTCTTGTGGGCTACGTTGCAATTGCCGTTCTTAGACACGAAGCGGGCCCTCCGCTCTCGGGCTCGGTACCGGGGCTCCGCGGGGTCCTCTGCTAGCCGCGTCAGCACATACTCCTCAGGGATGATGCCTTTTCGGGACAGCATGGCTCCAGCAACCACCGGGGAGAGGCTTCCCCCATGGGGGGCGCTCCCCTGACCAAGCCTTGGGCCTCACGGTGGGGTTTCCTCCGCGGGGAGCCCTTCCACTGCGGGACCACCCTCAGTCTGTGCTGGCCTCACTTCTCAGATGCTGCCTCAACCAGACTCCTCCTCACCTCCGACTGGCCTCTGCCTCTTTAAACCAGCCTCACACCTGGGCCCGCCTGCCCACTGCCTAGTGAGCCTCCTACCAGGCCTGGGCCTGCTCCCCACCT
It encodes:
- the KCNJ11 gene encoding ATP-sensitive inward rectifier potassium channel 11, with the translated sequence MSFLCSWLLFAMVWWLIAFAHGDLAPDEGTVVPCVTSIHSFSSAFLFSIEVQVTIGFGGRMVTEECPLAILILIVQNIVGLMINAIMLGCIFMKTAQAHRRAETLIFSKHAVIAVRHGRLCFMLRVGDLRKSMIISATIHMQVVRKTTSPEGEVVPLHQVDIPMENGVGGNSIFLVAPLIIYHVIDANSPLYDLAPTDLHHHQDLEIIVILEGVVETTGITTQARTSYLADEILWGQRFVPIVAEEDGRYSVDYSKFGNTIKVPTPLCTARQLDEDRSLLDALTLASSRGPLRKRSVAVAKTKPKFSISPDSLS